AGGTCGTCTTACCCTTGTATATTTTGCACCCTTGGCTGAATTGTTGTGCTCATGCAGCCTACGCTCTAGATCGGTTGCTACACCTGTATACAGAGTGTCATCACTGCATCTTAACATATACACTTTCCATTTACTAATAGGTGTAACAAATGTATCGACATTGTCTACTTGATAAAACTTAGCATCATTGTACTGACAATACCACATAGCATAACTACAAGTGAGCGAATCCAGCATATCCTCATAGTCTTTAACGCTCTGCCCTTTTAACTCTGCAACATCTTGTTTTAAAAGAGGATGGCTATGAAACTCTTTGAAAAGGTATTTTTTATAGATATTCAGCTGCTCTTTAATAAACTCACTGCTTCGCCCTTTTTTTCTTTTATAAGGAAGTATTTCGTGGTTATGAAAACACATTGCTATGGTAGAGTGAGTATAGACTTCGAAGATAACCTTATTGTGTTTGAAATCTCTTTGAAATCCCTCTTTGCTTAGCTTTTCAAAAAGTTCTATGCTTCTAATTTTTGGAGAGTATTTACTAAGGAGTTTTTTATTTGCAGGAAGCATTGAGATTTTGTACTTTGCAAAATCTTTATTAAAGTTTTTTTCGATCTCTCGG
Above is a window of Sulfurimonas marina DNA encoding:
- a CDS encoding DUF429 domain-containing protein: MNSIYVGIDLAWGEKNLSGFCVAKPQGKKLKIIELKLLKSIDEIIQAILQYKDHKIYVGVDAPLVVPNETGNREIEKNFNKDFAKYKISMLPANKKLLSKYSPKIRSIELFEKLSKEGFQRDFKHNKVIFEVYTHSTIAMCFHNHEILPYKRKKGRSSEFIKEQLNIYKKYLFKEFHSHPLLKQDVAELKGQSVKDYEDMLDSLTCSYAMWYCQYNDAKFYQVDNVDTFVTPISKWKVYMLRCSDDTLYTGVATDLERRLHEHNNSAKGAKYTRVRRPVELVYYENCDDRVDATKREYAIKQLSRQEKLELIDVQNICRR